One stretch of Clostridia bacterium DNA includes these proteins:
- a CDS encoding thymidine phosphorylase, protein MQLVELIRKKRDDRELTREEIEFIVSGYTRGDFPDYQISAFLMAALLRKLSPAETAALTDAMLHSGDVLDFSDLPGCKVDKHSTGGVGDKTSLILSPVVAAGGLLVPMISGRGLGHTGGTLDKLESIPGFNVNLSLAEFRRVLAEIGCAMIGQTAEVAPADKKLYALRDVTGTVESPYLICASIMSKKLAEGIDALVLDVKTGSGAFMKKPEDAQFLAQLMVETGERMGKKMVALITDMDQPLGNKIGNSLEVEECVDVLRGGGPEDLRGLSLELCGWMFFLGGRTASVEDGKSLAAELIENGKALDKFREMVVIQGGDPDFIEDPVRLPQSQHRAAILANSAGFVTRIECEQVGIASVILGGGRQKKEDAVDPAVGIVLHKKVGDAVRRDDLLCTIHYNSSACLAQAKQMLQDAYTIGPHLPQIARPLVQQVILGKSLEALTTQ, encoded by the coding sequence ATGCAATTAGTCGAACTCATACGTAAGAAGCGCGACGATCGAGAGCTGACGCGCGAAGAAATCGAGTTCATCGTCTCCGGCTACACGCGAGGCGATTTTCCCGATTACCAGATTTCGGCCTTCCTGATGGCCGCGCTCCTTCGCAAACTTTCGCCCGCAGAAACCGCCGCACTCACCGACGCCATGCTACATTCCGGCGACGTGCTGGATTTCTCCGATCTCCCCGGCTGCAAGGTTGATAAGCACTCGACCGGCGGCGTCGGCGACAAGACTTCGCTAATCCTGTCTCCCGTGGTCGCCGCAGGCGGCCTGCTCGTGCCCATGATTAGCGGCCGCGGACTTGGACACACTGGCGGCACGCTCGACAAACTCGAATCCATTCCGGGCTTCAACGTCAATCTGTCACTCGCCGAGTTCCGCCGCGTTCTGGCCGAAATCGGTTGTGCCATGATCGGCCAGACAGCCGAAGTCGCACCCGCCGACAAGAAGCTCTACGCTCTTCGCGACGTTACCGGAACAGTCGAAAGCCCGTATCTCATCTGCGCTTCCATTATGAGCAAAAAACTGGCGGAGGGCATCGACGCTCTCGTGCTCGACGTCAAGACCGGCTCCGGCGCATTCATGAAGAAACCCGAAGACGCTCAATTCCTGGCCCAACTGATGGTCGAGACCGGCGAGCGCATGGGCAAGAAGATGGTCGCGCTTATCACCGACATGGATCAGCCGCTCGGTAACAAGATCGGCAATTCACTCGAAGTTGAAGAATGCGTTGATGTGCTGAGGGGCGGCGGTCCGGAAGACCTGCGCGGTCTCTCGCTCGAACTCTGCGGATGGATGTTCTTCCTGGGCGGACGCACTGCTTCCGTGGAAGATGGAAAATCGCTGGCTGCGGAGTTGATTGAGAACGGCAAAGCGCTCGATAAGTTCCGAGAGATGGTAGTGATTCAGGGCGGCGATCCGGACTTCATCGAAGACCCTGTTCGGCTGCCGCAGTCGCAACATCGCGCCGCCATCCTCGCCAACTCCGCAGGTTTCGTCACACGGATCGAGTGCGAGCAGGTCGGCATTGCCAGTGTCATCCTCGGTGGCGGCCGCCAGAAGAAGGAAGACGCGGTCGATCCCGCTGTCGGCATCGTTCTGCACAAGAAGGTTGGCGACGCGGTGCGGCGCGATGATTTGCTTTGCACCATTCACTACAATTCCAGCGCCTGTCTGGCGCAGGCAAAGCAGATGCTGCAGGACGCGTACACCATCGGGCCGCACCTTCCCCAGATCGCGCGCCCGCTCGTTCAACAGGTCATTCTGGGCAAATCGCTCGAAGCGCTTACTACGCAATAA
- a CDS encoding cytidine deaminase: EIAAIAVVNRDGVPCAPCGACRQVIFEFGPNAVVIYKSSKGEITQTPITDFLPEGFRLAE, encoded by the coding sequence TGGAGATTGCCGCCATCGCCGTGGTCAACCGCGACGGCGTTCCCTGTGCTCCCTGCGGAGCCTGCCGCCAGGTGATCTTCGAGTTCGGCCCGAATGCAGTCGTGATCTACAAGAGCAGTAAAGGGGAGATCACGCAGACTCCGATTACGGATTTTCTGCCCGAAGGCTTCCGCCTCGCAGAGTAA
- a CDS encoding nucleoside transporter C-terminal domain-containing protein, with the protein MGRFTGVLGLLVMLGIAYAFSTNRKAIRLRTVLTGLALQLAFAFFVLKFEFGRNLLTGAGAAVNRLLEFSFAGSTFIFGELGRKGSSMGFYFAFQVLPTIIFIAAFFAILYHYGVMQFIIKIFARVMTKLMGASGVESLNVAASIFMGQTEAPLTIRPFLPRVTQSELMVIMTSGMAHVSGGIMGAYILSGIEAKHLLTAVIMTAPGTILLAKMLVPETEHPETEGKVELLDGEEKQENVLAAAAKGTTDGLGLAINVAAMLISFLALIALINGCLGGTHNFLANHGFGWFPRSLETIFGVIFAPIAFVIGIPWKDCLSIGNLLGTRMVLNELVAFTMLGTQKAMLDPRSVTIATFALCGFANISSIGIQIGGLGALAPNRRGDLARLGFRAMIAGTMANLMSASIVGIFL; encoded by the coding sequence ATGGGACGTTTTACGGGAGTTCTGGGTCTGCTGGTCATGCTGGGGATCGCTTACGCGTTCTCCACCAACCGTAAGGCCATTCGCCTTCGCACGGTTCTCACGGGCCTCGCCCTGCAACTTGCGTTCGCCTTCTTTGTCCTGAAGTTTGAGTTCGGACGCAACTTGCTGACGGGGGCCGGAGCGGCTGTCAATCGGCTGCTGGAGTTCTCGTTCGCCGGTTCGACTTTCATCTTCGGCGAGCTTGGGCGCAAGGGCTCTTCCATGGGTTTCTACTTCGCCTTCCAGGTGCTGCCGACCATCATCTTCATCGCTGCGTTCTTCGCCATCCTGTACCACTACGGCGTGATGCAGTTCATCATCAAGATTTTCGCGCGCGTCATGACGAAGCTCATGGGCGCCAGCGGAGTCGAATCCCTCAACGTCGCGGCCAGCATCTTCATGGGGCAGACGGAAGCGCCGCTCACCATCCGCCCATTCCTGCCACGCGTCACCCAGTCGGAACTTATGGTCATCATGACCAGCGGCATGGCTCACGTTTCCGGCGGAATAATGGGCGCATACATCCTCAGCGGCATCGAAGCCAAGCACTTACTTACCGCCGTCATCATGACTGCACCCGGCACGATTCTGCTCGCCAAGATGCTGGTCCCTGAAACCGAACATCCCGAAACCGAAGGCAAAGTCGAATTGCTCGATGGCGAGGAGAAACAGGAGAATGTGCTCGCTGCCGCTGCCAAGGGCACAACCGACGGACTCGGTCTGGCGATCAACGTCGCCGCCATGCTCATCAGCTTCCTCGCGCTAATCGCGCTTATCAACGGATGCCTCGGCGGCACGCACAACTTCCTCGCCAATCACGGCTTCGGATGGTTCCCGCGTAGCCTGGAGACGATCTTCGGCGTGATCTTCGCGCCCATCGCATTCGTCATTGGCATCCCCTGGAAGGACTGCCTCTCCATTGGCAACCTGCTAGGCACGCGCATGGTGCTGAACGAGTTGGTAGCGTTCACCATGCTGGGTACGCAGAAAGCGATGCTCGATCCACGCTCGGTAACGATTGCGACCTTTGCGCTCTGCGGATTTGCCAATATCAGCTCGATTGGCATACAGATCGGCGGACTAGGCGCACTGGCTCCAAACCGTCGTGGCGATCTCGCCCGCCTCGGCTTCCGCGCTATGATTGCGGGAACCATGGCCAACCTTATGTCAGCTTCCATCGTGGGAATCTTCTTATGA
- a CDS encoding adenosine deaminase: MRARARFAVIVICLSLLTCSLAAAQAPAAAPVETPEQHTAKHFDSIKGQPSLLMTFLRQMPKGGDLHNHMTGAVYAESYIQWAAEANLCADRSTLALSAPPCKGGQVEAKQAQTDPVLYREMIDNWSMRGYPWSSKSGHDHFFDTFQKFDPAGVGRYGDMLAELASRAADGNVQYLELMLSPDEFRSIGVGAQVGWDDNFSRMRDKMLADGVRALVTQSRKSLDTWEARRDQLLRCKESNKSRAEAGCAVETRYIFQVLRGFPRESVFSQILTAFELAQADPRVVSLNLVMPEDALIPMRDFRLHMKMLSFLHEMYPSVHITLHAGELTPGLVPPDGLRFHIRESIEMGHAERIGHGVDIMWEDDPHGLLADMAKKNIMTEICLTSNDAILGVKGKQHPLAMYLKYGVPVALATDDEGVARSEMTREYIKAVEEQGLDYLTLKKMARTSLQYAFLPGTSLWQDARKFTVVKDCAVDRPMSRNISAGCQKFLAASEKARQQWRLEASYAEFETQAR, encoded by the coding sequence ATGCGCGCGCGTGCACGTTTTGCAGTCATCGTTATTTGTTTATCTCTCCTGACATGCAGCCTGGCGGCGGCTCAGGCTCCGGCTGCGGCTCCGGTCGAGACGCCGGAACAGCACACGGCGAAGCACTTCGATAGCATCAAGGGACAGCCATCATTGCTGATGACCTTCCTGCGCCAAATGCCGAAGGGCGGTGACCTGCACAACCATATGACGGGTGCCGTATACGCTGAGAGCTACATACAGTGGGCGGCGGAGGCGAACCTTTGTGCCGACCGCAGTACGCTGGCGCTCTCGGCCCCGCCGTGCAAAGGCGGGCAGGTAGAAGCAAAGCAGGCGCAGACGGACCCGGTGCTCTACCGCGAGATGATCGACAACTGGTCAATGCGCGGATATCCGTGGTCGAGTAAGTCTGGGCATGACCACTTCTTCGATACGTTCCAAAAGTTCGACCCCGCGGGCGTAGGCCGCTATGGCGACATGCTGGCGGAGCTGGCGTCCCGTGCGGCCGATGGCAACGTGCAATACCTGGAGCTGATGCTGTCGCCGGACGAGTTTCGCTCAATCGGCGTAGGCGCACAGGTCGGCTGGGACGACAACTTCAGCCGCATGAGGGACAAAATGCTGGCCGACGGCGTCCGCGCACTGGTGACGCAGTCGCGCAAGAGCCTGGATACGTGGGAGGCACGTCGCGACCAGTTGTTGCGCTGCAAGGAATCGAACAAATCGCGCGCCGAAGCGGGATGCGCGGTGGAGACGCGCTACATCTTCCAGGTGCTGCGCGGATTCCCGCGCGAAAGCGTCTTCTCACAGATTCTCACAGCCTTTGAACTGGCGCAGGCGGACCCGCGCGTAGTATCGCTGAACCTGGTGATGCCCGAAGATGCGCTGATTCCAATGCGCGATTTTCGCCTGCATATGAAGATGCTGAGCTTTCTGCACGAAATGTATCCCAGCGTGCACATCACCTTGCACGCGGGCGAACTCACGCCGGGACTCGTGCCCCCGGATGGACTTCGCTTCCACATCCGCGAGTCGATCGAGATGGGACATGCAGAACGGATCGGCCATGGTGTGGACATCATGTGGGAAGACGATCCCCACGGACTGCTAGCCGACATGGCCAAGAAGAACATCATGACGGAGATCTGCCTGACCTCGAACGACGCGATTCTGGGCGTGAAGGGCAAGCAGCATCCGCTGGCGATGTATCTGAAATACGGAGTGCCCGTGGCACTGGCAACGGACGACGAGGGCGTTGCGCGTTCGGAGATGACACGCGAGTACATCAAGGCCGTGGAAGAACAGGGATTGGATTACCTGACGCTGAAGAAGATGGCGCGCACCAGCCTGCAATACGCTTTCCTGCCGGGAACCAGCTTGTGGCAGGATGCGAGGAAATTCACGGTCGTGAAAGACTGCGCCGTAGACCGTCCAATGAGCAGGAACATCAGCGCCGGATGCCAAAAGTTTCTTGCTGCGAGCGAGAAGGCACGCCAACAGTGGCGGTTGGAAGCGTCGTACGCAGAGTTTGAAACACAGGCGCGGTAG
- the deoC gene encoding deoxyribose-phosphate aldolase: protein MPQGTVVTSKDSVSSVAVDWRTVAQLIDHTLLKPEATREQVSKLCAEAVKYNFFSVMVNPSQVAHAAALVQGSRVKVGTVIGFPLGATTSTAKLAESVDALRLGACELDMVINVGALKSGERILVQSEIKSLADVAHRHGAILKVIIETALLTTDEKILACTLAAEVGADFVKTSTGFSSAGATVADVQLMRGVVGARVGVKAAGGIRSAKDVLAMMEAGATRVGASASVAIVRELGARE, encoded by the coding sequence ATGCCTCAAGGTACTGTTGTGACCAGCAAAGATTCTGTGTCTTCCGTTGCCGTGGATTGGCGTACTGTCGCCCAGCTGATCGACCACACGCTGCTCAAGCCGGAAGCTACGCGCGAACAGGTCTCCAAGCTTTGTGCGGAAGCCGTTAAGTACAACTTCTTCTCCGTGATGGTGAACCCGTCCCAAGTGGCTCATGCCGCCGCGCTGGTCCAGGGTTCAAGGGTCAAGGTGGGCACCGTCATAGGATTCCCCCTGGGCGCCACTACCAGCACGGCTAAGCTGGCCGAGTCCGTGGACGCACTTCGCCTGGGCGCTTGCGAACTCGATATGGTAATCAACGTCGGGGCTCTCAAGTCGGGCGAGCGTATTCTTGTTCAGTCGGAGATTAAGTCTCTGGCCGACGTCGCCCATCGTCACGGCGCTATTCTCAAGGTCATCATCGAAACTGCGCTGCTCACTACGGACGAAAAGATTCTCGCTTGTACCCTCGCAGCCGAAGTTGGCGCGGATTTTGTCAAAACCTCCACGGGCTTTTCGAGCGCGGGCGCGACAGTTGCCGACGTCCAGTTGATGCGCGGCGTCGTGGGTGCCCGGGTTGGCGTGAAAGCAGCGGGCGGTATCCGCAGCGCAAAAGACGTTCTGGCAATGATGGAGGCTGGCGCAACCCGCGTCGGTGCCAGCGCCAGCGTTGCCATCGTTCGCGAACTCGGCGCGCGGGAATAG
- the hpt gene encoding hypoxanthine phosphoribosyltransferase — MSELKVLFTRQQIADRVAAIGAQISHDYQGEPVVLLGVLKGAAIFLSDLSRCISLDATFDFISVSSYGNGKQNSGEVKMLKDVDQSMEGRNIILVEDILDTGLTLSYLSKILKAHKPKSLKIAALLDKAARRVQPIQADYVGFEIPDEFVVGYGMDYAERYRNLPDICVVP; from the coding sequence GTGTCTGAGCTAAAGGTTCTTTTCACTCGTCAGCAGATTGCAGATCGCGTTGCCGCTATTGGCGCGCAGATCAGTCACGACTACCAGGGCGAACCGGTCGTCCTGCTTGGAGTTCTTAAAGGCGCGGCCATCTTCCTGAGCGATCTCTCGCGCTGCATATCACTCGATGCCACGTTTGACTTTATCTCCGTCTCCAGCTATGGGAACGGGAAGCAGAACAGTGGCGAAGTGAAGATGCTGAAGGATGTCGATCAGTCGATGGAGGGCAGGAACATCATCCTCGTGGAAGACATCCTCGACACCGGCCTGACCCTTTCATACTTGTCGAAGATTCTCAAAGCCCACAAGCCGAAGAGCCTCAAGATTGCGGCGCTGCTCGATAAGGCCGCTCGCCGCGTGCAGCCGATACAAGCCGATTATGTCGGCTTCGAAATTCCCGACGAATTCGTAGTCGGCTACGGCATGGACTACGCCGAACGCTACCGCAACCTGCCAGATATCTGCGTCGTTCCGTAA
- a CDS encoding purine-nucleoside phosphorylase: MSSAADKKQVALLDEYAQAEQAAKYVLACIAEKGLAVPSLAIVLGSGLGDFANDLEDSVAILYEQIPGFPHSTAIGHAGRLVVGKLGDVVVAAMQGRVHQYEGYTAKQAAFPVRVFGLMGLKAVILTNAAGGINPKYGQGALVLLTDHINLQGANPLSGPNEERFGPRFPDMSEAYTKAFREIALEEAKSLGIDLQQGVYAALAGPSYETPAEIRYLRAIGADLVGMSTVPEVIVARHMGLKVMAISCVTNMAAGLSDHIINHEEVLETGKRVRGVFLALLTRTIPRIARAVASNAK, translated from the coding sequence ATGAGTTCAGCCGCAGACAAGAAGCAGGTGGCCTTGTTGGACGAGTACGCGCAAGCCGAACAGGCGGCGAAGTACGTGCTGGCGTGCATAGCGGAAAAGGGACTGGCAGTCCCCAGCCTGGCAATTGTGCTCGGTTCGGGACTCGGCGACTTCGCCAACGATCTTGAGGATTCCGTAGCCATTCTCTACGAGCAGATTCCCGGTTTTCCGCACTCCACTGCCATCGGACACGCTGGACGGTTGGTCGTGGGCAAACTCGGCGACGTTGTCGTTGCCGCCATGCAGGGACGCGTACACCAGTACGAGGGATACACCGCGAAACAGGCTGCTTTTCCCGTGCGCGTTTTCGGACTTATGGGCTTAAAGGCGGTCATACTCACCAACGCTGCCGGCGGCATCAATCCCAAGTACGGGCAGGGCGCACTCGTTCTGCTGACGGATCACATCAATCTGCAGGGCGCAAACCCGCTCAGCGGTCCAAATGAAGAGCGCTTCGGTCCGCGCTTTCCCGATATGAGCGAGGCCTATACAAAGGCGTTTCGCGAGATCGCCCTCGAAGAAGCCAAGTCGCTCGGCATCGACTTGCAGCAAGGCGTGTACGCCGCGCTTGCCGGGCCGAGCTACGAGACTCCGGCGGAGATTCGCTACCTGCGCGCCATCGGCGCCGACCTCGTCGGGATGTCAACCGTGCCAGAAGTGATCGTTGCGCGGCACATGGGCCTAAAGGTCATGGCCATCTCCTGCGTCACCAATATGGCCGCAGGGCTTTCGGACCACATCATCAATCACGAAGAAGTTTTAGAGACAGGCAAGCGCGTGCGTGGCGTCTTTCTTGCGCTCCTCACGCGAACGATTCCGCGCATCGCACGGGCGGTCGCGTCCAACGCGAAGTAG
- the udk gene encoding uridine kinase: MKPYFIGIAGPSCAGKSYLSKHIAEQLKAGMVHLDSYYSSLSHMSLVQRAHANFDCPESLDAPLLIEHARQLSRGIAIEKPVYDFTTHSRTLETERVEPTEFIIIEGLFALHWEDIRKLQGTKVYVDLGEEVCLERRIERDIRERGRTRESVLEQYHTTVLPMAKQYVHPTRLFADLVVTGNDDIMNEVAVVMQHIRSNAAARS, encoded by the coding sequence ATGAAACCTTACTTTATCGGAATCGCCGGTCCATCGTGCGCGGGCAAGAGTTACCTCTCCAAACACATTGCCGAGCAACTCAAGGCCGGCATGGTCCATCTGGACTCCTATTACTCCAGCCTTTCGCACATGAGCCTGGTGCAGCGCGCGCACGCCAATTTCGACTGTCCCGAGTCGCTTGACGCTCCACTGCTCATCGAGCACGCTCGCCAGCTAAGCCGTGGCATCGCCATCGAAAAGCCGGTTTACGATTTCACCACGCACTCGCGCACACTTGAAACCGAACGCGTCGAACCCACAGAGTTCATCATTATCGAAGGCCTGTTCGCTCTGCATTGGGAAGACATTCGCAAGCTCCAGGGCACCAAGGTTTACGTCGATCTTGGGGAGGAAGTCTGCCTGGAGCGCCGCATAGAACGCGATATCCGCGAGCGCGGACGCACCCGCGAATCCGTTCTTGAGCAATACCACACGACGGTGCTTCCGATGGCGAAGCAATACGTGCACCCCACTCGCCTCTTCGCAGACCTCGTCGTGACCGGCAATGACGACATCATGAACGAAGTCGCCGTCGTGATGCAGCACATCCGTTCCAACGCCGCCGCGCGTTCGTAA
- a CDS encoding TonB-dependent receptor, giving the protein MSRVSKNWLSRVVVVMLMCITMQLAALAQSTTDGAIGGTVTDASHAVVPSAKITIVNNGTNEQKSLVTDNEGKFRVVRLQPGTYTVTVEASSFAGLKRQGVIVEVGRVTELEIALTAGAKSETVEVVSEAPQINTVQQDFAHNINETSINELPINGRRWSNFALLTPGATPDGNYGLISFRGISGLLNNSTIDGGDNNQAFFSEERGRTRASYVISQASIREFQVNTSNFSAEYGRAAGGVVNSVTKSGTNQLHGSAFYYIRDNELGATNPFTKITTLVNGAAVTTPLKPEDRRHQFGGTLGGPIVKDKLFFFFSYDQQKRNYPGVAATADPAFLNPITVATAVSAGKVCPGAAGTATTVAGEILFCRGITQTQTNAGLAYVRGLTGVVPRKGDQNIYFPKLDWRINESNTLAVSYNRMRWNSPAGVQSQPVLNRGIASWGDDGVKVDSFTARLSSAVTNTVSNEFRFQWGRDFEFQSSQPVGPGEPTTGVGGSSPSVNISTSSGIYLGKPNFLERRAYPDERRLQWANSTTWAIGKHLVKFGADVNRVNDVLDNLYQESGVYAYNSLVDFLTDYSAPSQKRYNTFSQGFGPTRFEFRTWDYNFFVQDDWRVAPRLTLNLGVRYEYQQLPDPQIPNPALPQSAKFPSDKNNVGPRVGFAWDIFGDGKTALRGGYGVYFGRIINSTISNAITNTGMPTGQMQVQWKGTDAGSPVYPNVQTSGSSSGRSDVVVFGDSMQNPRIQQADMIFERDLGSNTVMTLSWMYSKGDFLPMYVDRNLSAPTATQAYTVNGGPLAGQTVTVPVFKGVRPNAAFGRITNIEGLVDSDYNALSVQLNRRFSKGLQFQNNFTWAHAIDAGQSSQTFTTGNSVLNPYDLKGERGSSNFDIRRRFVSSIVWSPQYFENKGAFVKAVLNGWTIAPVVSISTGKPFTPFVSGNAPGSTSTGLLGAGGAARIPVLGRNNFHYPRTENVDLRLSRRFQIKEGHRIELLAEAFNLFNRQNITELDDKAYSLNGTTLNYNSGFMKYTAAGNTVYRERQVQFAARYEF; this is encoded by the coding sequence ATGAGCAGAGTTAGCAAGAACTGGCTGTCGCGAGTTGTAGTTGTGATGCTGATGTGTATCACGATGCAGCTTGCGGCGTTGGCACAGTCAACGACTGACGGCGCGATTGGTGGCACGGTGACGGATGCGTCCCATGCTGTTGTTCCGAGCGCGAAGATCACGATCGTTAACAACGGAACGAACGAGCAGAAGTCGCTGGTGACGGACAACGAGGGCAAATTCCGCGTCGTGCGTCTGCAACCCGGCACTTATACAGTCACGGTAGAAGCATCCAGCTTTGCGGGCTTGAAGCGGCAGGGCGTCATTGTCGAAGTCGGCCGCGTTACCGAACTCGAAATCGCGTTGACCGCAGGCGCGAAGAGCGAGACGGTCGAAGTCGTCAGCGAAGCTCCGCAGATTAACACCGTGCAGCAGGATTTTGCTCACAACATCAACGAAACATCGATCAATGAACTGCCCATCAACGGCCGTCGCTGGTCCAACTTCGCGCTGCTGACCCCGGGCGCGACGCCGGACGGCAACTACGGATTGATCAGTTTCCGCGGCATCTCCGGCTTGTTGAACAACAGCACCATCGATGGCGGCGACAACAACCAGGCTTTCTTCTCGGAAGAGCGCGGCCGCACACGCGCGAGCTACGTTATCAGCCAGGCTTCCATCCGCGAGTTCCAGGTGAACACCTCGAACTTCTCGGCCGAATACGGCCGCGCGGCAGGTGGCGTGGTGAACTCGGTCACGAAGAGCGGTACGAACCAACTGCATGGCAGCGCGTTCTACTACATTCGCGACAACGAGCTTGGCGCGACCAACCCGTTCACAAAGATCACCACGCTGGTCAACGGCGCGGCGGTCACAACGCCTCTGAAGCCCGAAGATCGCCGTCACCAGTTCGGCGGCACGCTGGGCGGTCCGATCGTGAAGGACAAGCTGTTCTTCTTCTTTAGCTACGACCAGCAGAAGCGTAACTATCCTGGCGTTGCAGCGACGGCCGACCCGGCCTTCCTGAACCCGATCACGGTTGCCACCGCAGTGTCAGCCGGCAAGGTTTGCCCTGGCGCAGCCGGCACGGCAACCACGGTAGCTGGTGAAATCCTGTTCTGCCGTGGCATTACGCAGACTCAGACGAATGCCGGCTTGGCGTACGTACGCGGCTTGACGGGCGTTGTTCCCCGCAAGGGCGACCAGAACATCTACTTCCCCAAGCTCGACTGGCGCATCAACGAGAGCAATACATTGGCAGTCAGCTACAACCGTATGCGTTGGAACTCTCCGGCAGGCGTTCAGAGCCAGCCAGTTTTGAACCGCGGTATTGCCAGTTGGGGCGACGATGGCGTGAAGGTTGATTCCTTTACCGCTCGCCTGTCTTCGGCGGTAACGAACACTGTTTCGAACGAATTCCGGTTCCAGTGGGGCCGCGACTTCGAATTCCAGAGCAGCCAGCCTGTTGGCCCCGGCGAACCTACAACCGGTGTCGGCGGCAGCTCTCCCTCGGTTAACATCAGCACCAGCTCGGGCATCTACCTGGGCAAGCCCAACTTCCTGGAGCGCAGGGCGTATCCGGATGAGCGTCGCCTGCAGTGGGCGAACAGCACAACCTGGGCGATCGGCAAGCACCTTGTGAAGTTTGGCGCAGACGTCAACCGCGTCAACGATGTGCTCGATAACCTTTATCAGGAAAGCGGCGTGTACGCTTACAACTCCCTGGTCGACTTCCTGACCGACTACTCCGCCCCTTCGCAGAAGCGATACAACACCTTTTCGCAAGGTTTTGGACCCACCAGGTTCGAGTTCCGCACCTGGGACTACAACTTCTTCGTGCAGGATGATTGGCGTGTTGCGCCGCGCTTGACCTTGAATCTCGGCGTCCGCTACGAGTATCAGCAACTGCCTGACCCGCAGATCCCGAACCCGGCTCTGCCGCAGAGCGCGAAGTTCCCGTCCGACAAAAACAACGTTGGCCCGCGCGTCGGTTTCGCATGGGACATCTTTGGCGACGGCAAGACCGCACTTCGTGGCGGTTACGGCGTCTACTTCGGACGCATCATCAACTCGACCATCTCAAACGCCATCACCAACACTGGCATGCCGACTGGCCAGATGCAGGTTCAGTGGAAGGGCACGGATGCAGGTTCACCGGTCTATCCGAACGTGCAAACGAGCGGCAGCAGCAGTGGCAGGAGCGATGTCGTCGTCTTCGGCGACTCGATGCAGAACCCGCGTATCCAGCAGGCTGACATGATCTTCGAGCGCGACCTTGGCTCCAACACGGTCATGACGCTCTCGTGGATGTACAGCAAGGGCGACTTCCTGCCGATGTACGTGGACCGCAACCTGAGCGCGCCAACGGCGACACAGGCCTACACGGTCAACGGCGGGCCTCTGGCCGGTCAGACGGTCACGGTCCCGGTCTTCAAGGGCGTGCGTCCGAACGCTGCCTTCGGTCGCATCACCAACATCGAAGGACTGGTCGACTCCGACTACAACGCACTGTCTGTGCAGTTGAACCGCCGCTTCTCGAAGGGCTTGCAGTTCCAGAACAACTTCACCTGGGCGCACGCCATCGACGCGGGTCAGAGCTCGCAGACGTTCACCACCGGGAACTCGGTACTGAACCCATACGATCTGAAAGGCGAACGCGGCAGCTCGAACTTCGATATTCGCCGCCGTTTCGTGAGCAGCATCGTTTGGTCGCCTCAGTACTTCGAGAACAAGGGCGCATTCGTCAAGGCCGTTCTGAATGGCTGGACGATCGCTCCCGTCGTCTCGATCTCGACCGGCAAGCCGTTTACGCCTTTCGTCAGCGGTAACGCCCCGGGCAGCACTAGCACGGGCCTCCTTGGCGCCGGCGGTGCAGCACGCATCCCTGTGCTGGGTCGCAACAACTTCCACTATCCGCGCACGGAGAATGTTGATCTTCGCTTGTCGCGGCGCTTCCAGATCAAGGAAGGTCACCGTATAGAACTGCTGGCTGAAGCGTTCAACCTCTTCAACCGTCAGAACATCACGGAACTCGACGACAAGGCGTATAGCTTGAACGGCACGACACTGAACTACAACTCGGGGTTCATGAAGTACACGGCAGCAGGTAACACCGTGTATCGTGAGCGCCAGGTTCAGTTCGCGGCTCGTTACGAGTTCTAA